Genomic segment of Clostridium sp. Marseille-P299:
GAAGAATAAGAGTTTTAGTAGCAACTGATATTGCAGCAAGGGGAATCGATATTTCGGAATTATCTTTTGTGGTAAATTATGATATTCCAAATCAAGCGGAAACTTATATACATCGTATCGGAAGAACTGGCCGTGCCGGATTAGGTGGAAATGCAATTAATTTATGTAATATTGATGATTTGGATTATTTAAGAGAAATAGAAAAACATATTGGTAAGATTATTCCAGAAGTTACTTCCAAGTGGCCAATGTTAATACTTGAAAAGACGGAAAAACCAGTCAGAGGTCAAAAAACAGGTAATTCTACTAAGAATATAACTAAAGATTCGGTTAAGGCTGATGTTAACGATTCGTCTAAGGCTGATAGCAAAGAAATTAAGTGTGATGCAAAAGATTGGACAGGTAGAGGAACAAAAAAATCAGATGCTCATAAGAAGACGATATCTAAAAAGGAAGAGAAAAGTGAAAAGGGCTTATCTATAGAGAAGAAAAATGAAGTGAAAAGTATAAAAAGCCCATATATAGATACGAAAAAAGAAGAGAATAGTAAAAAGTACTCATCTATAGAGAAGAAAAAAGATGAGAAAAGTAAAAAGAACTTAACGATAGAGAAGAAAAAAGATGAGAAAAGTAAAAAGTACTCATCTATAGAGAAGAAAAAAGATGAGAAAAGTAAAAAGAACTTAACGATAGAGAAGAAAAAAGATGAGAAAAGTAAAAAGTACTCATCTATAGAGAAGAAAAAAGAAGAGAAGAGTAAAAATAACTCATTTATAGAGAAGAAAAGAGAAGAGAAAAATAAAAAATTCTCATCTATTAAAAAGATAAAATCTGACCAAGCTAGAAAACAATCGGTATTGGGTAAGAAGCAGTAATTACAGGATAAGAAGCAAATAACCTTTGAAAAAAGAAAGTAAGGACATATATAGAAATGCCCTAAATTGGTTCAGTAGTGACCAATGAAGGGCATTTTTAGCTAGTCAATGTATTGACTAAACTATGAAAAGATAATATATTAGTAATGATAATCAATGTTGGAATATAGGAGGGATTATGAGTAAACACTTATCAAAAGAAATTCGAGTTCCAATAGAACTAGATAATCCATCAATAGAGCGTAATGAAGCTCTATGCATTAAATGTGGACAATGTAAGCAAGTCTGTACAGATTACATTGGTGTACATAATACTTATACATTAGAACAAACCAATGATATTGCAGTTTGCATCCATTGTGGACAATGTGCTAATGTCTGTCCGGTTGCTAGTATAACTGAGAAAATGGAATATCAGCAAGTAAAAGCTGCCATCCATGATCCAGAAAAGATTGTCATCTTTAACACATCTCCATCGGTACGTGTAGCATTAGGTGAAGAATTCGGATTAGAAAAAGGAAGTTTTGTTCAAGGAAAGATGGTAGCATTACTTCGTAAATTAGGTGCAGATTATGTACTAGATACGAATTTTTCCGCTGACCTTACCATTATGGAAGAAGCAAGTGAATTAATTGAGAGAGTAACCAAAGGGACAAAACCATTGCCACAATTTACAAGTTGTTGTCCATCCTGGGTAAAATACGCTGAAATGTATCACCCAGATATGTTAGACCACATATCAACAGCAAAAAGTCCAATTGGAATGCAAGGCCCAACGGTTAAAACTTATTTTGCTAAAAAAATGAATCTTAATCCAGAAAAAATCGTCAATGTGGCAGTAACCCCTTGTACAGCTAAGAAGTATGAAATTCGAAGAGAAGAGATGCATGGGGCAGCTGATTATCTTGGTATTGAAGATCTTAAGGATATGGATTATGTCATTACCACAAGAGAATTAGCAAAATGGGCAAAAGAAGAAAATATCGATTTCCTTGGGCTAGCAGAATCCGAATATGATCCACTTATGGGAGCTGCATCTGGTGCAGGAGTTATCTTTGGAAACACAGGTGGTGTAATGGAAGCTGCATTACGAACTGCCTATGAATTTATTCTTGGAAAAGAAGCACCAGCTAGTTTGTTTGAACTAAAGCCAGTCAGAGGTATGGAAGATATTCGTGAAGCAACTGTAGATATTGGAGACTTACACCTTAATGTAGCAGTTGTATTTGGAACAGCGAATGCATCAAAATTAATTGAAAAATTAAAAAATAGTGAAAAACAATATCATTTCATCGAAGTAATGACCTGTCCAGGTGGTTGTATCGGTGGTGGTGGTCAACCAAAGCCAGCATTTGGCGAGGAACAAAGTGCTAGAGAGGAACGTGTGAAAGGATTGTACCAAAAAGATCAATCAATGCAAGTTCGTTCTAGTCATAAAAATGAAGAAATAAAACAATTATATAAAGAGTTTTATAAAAAACCGCTATCAGAATTAGCGGAGCAAATGTTACATACATATTATCAAGATAAAAGTGAATTATTAGGAGGAAAAAATAAAATGAGTGAAGCAGTAAAATACCGTTGTACAATTTGTGGATATATTCATGAAGGAGAGTTACCAGAAGGTTTTACATGTCCTATATGTAAGCAACCAGCTTCTATGTTTGAGAAAGTAGAAGAAAAGCAATCCAATGGCAATATCTATGCTGGAACAAAAACTGAGAAGAACTTAATGGAAGCATTTGCTGGAGAAAGCCAGGCAAGAAATAAATATACATACTTTGCAAAGATTGCAGCACAAGAAGGATATGACCAATTATCTGAAATTTTCTTAAAGACAGCAAGAAATGAGCAAGAACATGCAAGAGTTTGGTATCAAGAACTTGGAAATCTTGGAAGTACTGCAGAAAATCTATTACATGCAGCTGAAGGTGAAAACTATGAATGGACAGATATGTATGATAGATTTGCAAAAGACGCAGAAGAAGAAGGATTCACTGAATTAGCAGAACGTTTCCGTAGAGTAGCTGCAATTGAAAAATCTCATGAAGAAAGATATCGTAAGTTATTAAATAACGTTGAAATGCAAAAAGTATTCGAAAAAGGTGAAGAGACTATGTGGGAATGCCGCGTTTGTGGACATCTTGTAATGGGTAAAAAAGCACCTGAAGTATGTCCAGTATGTAAATATTCTCAAAGCTACTTCGAAGTAAGAAAAGAGAACTATTAATCCATAGTTTTTGCATTTTGTATTAATAGTTGGTGTTCAATTCGCCATCGACTTTATAAAATCAGACTCAAGTCTTAGGACTTGAGTCTTTTATATTTTGCAGAAAGTCAAAGCATATATGCTTTGACTATAAATCAATAAACTTTGCTTGGATACCGCCACACATTCTTTTTTAGTATTTACAAGAAAATATTGAAATATATGGTTTGTTAAATAAAAAAATATATAGTTTATTAAATAAAAACAGCATTTAAAAACATATACAGTCTCCAAATGCTGTTTTAGTAGAAATCCTATAATTGATTAGCGTATTAATTGAATTGCTTGGTCATTCGTAATTTTCTTCCTATTGAAAACAAATCCGACTATCGACAACGTTTTATCCTTCTTTCATCAATTTAGTTCAACCCAGGAACACGTCCATAAAATTTTTCTCTTGAATCGTAATCGAGGGATTGAATTTTTACCTTTGCATCCTTTTTCTTTGCAATATCGATTGTAGTTACACTAGAATCTCCACCGTTCGCTCCAATAACTTGGTCATTACCAATATAGATTGCAACGTGTACAACTTTACCACTAGATTTGGATTTATAAAATACAAGATCTCCTGGTTGTAACTCGCTTCGTGAAATTCTTGTAACATAATTCGCTTGGTCAGCAGAGACCATATAAGAATTCATCAATCCAAATTTCTTGAATACTTGGTAGGTAAAATGAGAACAGTCTAAACCGTAACTGCTACCTTCTGGATAATTACCTCCCCATTGATAGTAAACACCAAGGAATGTTTTGGCATAATCTACAATCTGACTTCTTGTAGCAGAAGTTACACTAGAACTACCTAAACTTCCCGAATTAGAGTTTCCTGAACTTGAACTTCCAGAAGAAGTAGATTTAAAATAGGAACCACTTACATAACCAACGGTTTTACCCCATACAACTTTGTACCAACCATCTTGTGCGCTGATAATTGGTAGAACTGTTTTATTTGGAATTGAACCAATAACCTTAGATGAAGTGGATGCGGAGGAACGGAAATTTAGATTTCCTCCATTGGTAGTTACAGTACCATATTTTGTAGATGAAATCTTAATGTAAGATTTGTGTGCATAGCCAACACTTCCACTCGTATTGTAGATTACTTGATAAAAGTCGCCAGAACTTCCAATTACCTGTATTGGAGCATTTGGCTTTAAAGAGGACACTACTTTAGATGATGTGCTTGCTGACGCACGGATATTTAGTGCTGTCTCTTTCGTAGTACTGACTCCTACGTTTGGTTTTGACTTACTTGCTGCCATTGTAAATATTTCTGATTTAAGACAAACAAGTAAAAATGCAAGACCAAACATTATAATCATTCGTTTCATCAGTTGCTTCTTTTCTTTTGTCATAAATACCTCTTTTCATACTAACTTTGTTCATGTTACAACTACAGAGTAGCTTTCTGTAGTCACGGTCATCGCTTTGTAAAGGGGGAACCCCTTTGATGTACCGTGTAACAATATTGTAATAAATGTGTAATATTCAAGCAATAGTAAATAAGTGGAATAACTATGTAGCACATTTTATTGCAATAGGACTGAGCTTAATTTGTTTGAACATAAAAAGAAGGAATACGATTGCAATCCAAAATATAATATAAAAATCCAGTTTTATCAATCCTTTTTTTATCAAAACAGGAAAAAGTTATAAAAGTTATATCTGTTTTAATGAAATAAGTATAATACAACGAGCCCTAAAGATAGGAAATGATTGTATTATTAGTAAAATAATGTATAATATTTTTGAGTTAATGGAATATCATAATAAAGTTATCCCTAGAAGATAGCCTCACATTTTTGACTTATTTATTTTAATAGGTCGCCATTAACGGAAAGGTATGGTGAAGAAATGAAGGAACACATCACGCTGAACCAACTTGGGGAACAGTTAGATTTTTTTCATAGAATGTACGATGTAGTTCGGTTGGTTGATCCGATACATAAAAGGGTAATTGATTATAGAGGAAGCGCGATAAAATCAACGAACGAGATTTGTTATAACTATTGGTCCAATGGTGTGATTTGCGATAATTGTATCTCTGTACGTGCTTATATGGAAAATAAGGTATTTGTTAAATTAGAAAGAACTGAAAAAGAAATTTTAATGATCACAGCTATTCCACTAGAAAATACAACTAGTCCAGTTACGTTGGAATTGATGCGCGATGGTACTAGCAGTATATTTATGGGATCTGGAGATTATAAAACTGGAGAGTCACTTCACAGTTTCGTAAATAACTTAAACGATATGGTGATTAAGGATAGTTTATCCAATCTTTATAACAGGCGATTTCTTAAAGATCGTCTACCAGTAGATATAATTCATGCTACAATCAATCGACAACCTTTATCTTTATGTTTTATTGACTTAGATAATTTTAAAAGATTAAATGATACATATGGTCATGAAGTTGGTGATAAGTTTATAAAAGCTGTTAGCGCTGTTTTTAGAAAATGTATACGTCCCGAACTTGACTGGGCATCCAGGTTTGGAGGAGATGAATTTGTTCTGTGTTTTAATAATGCAAGTGAGGAAGAGGCAACTAATATTATGGAACATATAAGAAGCGAGATAGATAAAATTCCTAGTTTACTTGGTATAGAAAACTTACATTTTTCAATTTCATATGGTATACAAATGATGAAAGATACTTTATTTACGGCTGATGAACTCATTCAATTAGCAGATGAAAAGATGTATATAGATAAGAAACGAAAATATGATAGAAGATTAAATTACAAAGAACGTTAAAACTAAAGAAGATGCTATTGGGGTGTTTAAGGAAAAAGATAAGAAAGAGCGGACGAAGGAAGCAAGTTTTATTTAGATAGTTACTATTGATAAACAGCTTAGATTTAAAGTTCTTTTCGTATATATGGGTTTAAATAATTAGCAGAGATACTTTTAAGAAGTGTTTCTGCTTTTTAAATTTATACGATATGTAGATGATTGAAAGAAATAATGGAATGTAATATAATGGAAAAAAGTAAAAGTTTAAAATTCACATTTCATCGAAACTTTAGTTTTATTTTTCATACCGCTTTTTAGATGATAGTAGATTTTTAATAAGTTTTTGTTGCTAGAACGTAGATAAGTATAGGATATCATGAGTTTTTAGAGAGAAAGGTTTTGTTATGAAAAAGGCTTTCATTATGAGAGGAAAATTAATTGTGAGAAAGAAATTAATGTTGAGAATGAAATTTTTGACTTACTTAATTATACAGAGTGTTAGTCTTACTGCCTGCAGTATGAAACAAACGGAAGAAAAAACGGTCATAAACCATAATATAACACCAACCATAAATACTGAAGTGACTATGATTCCAGTAATTCCTAAAGAAGAGATAACACCAACTACTGCCACATTACCAACAGAAATTATCTCGCCAACAATCATTCCCACGCAGGAAGTTGCTATTATAAAAATGGATGTGATTGAAAAACTATATCAAACTTACGGTGAAATGGATGAAGAAAGAGATGTTTATCTCATAGATTATAGTGAAGAAGATAATACAATTAAAACTCAAAGTTTAGAATGGCTTACACCCTGGTCTAAGGAGGATGAGTCACGAATACGAGAACTTCTTGATTTAAATAAGGTACCTGAAGGTATATGGGATTATGAATACTATATTTACACGGAATCTGAAGATACAACAACTTACAAGTTAGCTGATGATGTTAGAATAATACTACGACATAGTAGAACGGATTACACAGAATATTCTAAGTTTCCTAAAATAGATGAAAAATTATTGGTATCAATATTTGTTAAAGATAATTTGGTTTATCTAATTTACGAAGTGTATACTCCTTAAGATCGAGAGTATTTTAGTTGTTTCGTTAATTTCAGAGTCATTAACTGTGGGGTTAAATAAAGTTTTCAATCAGAAATGGTATAATGAATAGAAATTCTTGTGAATCCCCATATTAGATTTAGTAACTATTTGATAATTTCTAAGTGAAATTGTAT
This window contains:
- a CDS encoding DEAD/DEAH box helicase; the encoded protein is MKFKEMNLIMPLLQAIKEEGFVEPSPIQEKTIPLVLEGKDILGCAQTGTGKTAAFALPILQRLSTVKESGVRALIITPTRELAIQVYESFECFGKYTKLKQSVIYGGVGQSAQVNSLKSGVDILIATPGRLNDLIGQGYITLDSIEMFVLDEADQMLDMGFLNDIKKVIKLLPKKRQTLLFSATMPKEIEALATGLLHNPEIVKISAVTSTVDSIEQSVYFVDRLNKLPLLTSLIKEQKMSSVLVFTKTKHGADRVADKLNKAKVKALAIHGDKGQNARQSALSDFKEGRIRVLVATDIAARGIDISELSFVVNYDIPNQAETYIHRIGRTGRAGLGGNAINLCNIDDLDYLREIEKHIGKIIPEVTSKWPMLILEKTEKPVRGQKTGNSTKNITKDSVKADVNDSSKADSKEIKCDAKDWTGRGTKKSDAHKKTISKKEEKSEKGLSIEKKNEVKSIKSPYIDTKKEENSKKYSSIEKKKDEKSKKNLTIEKKKDEKSKKYSSIEKKKDEKSKKNLTIEKKKDEKSKKYSSIEKKKEEKSKNNSFIEKKREEKNKKFSSIKKIKSDQARKQSVLGKKQ
- the rbr gene encoding rubrerythrin; amino-acid sequence: MSKHLSKEIRVPIELDNPSIERNEALCIKCGQCKQVCTDYIGVHNTYTLEQTNDIAVCIHCGQCANVCPVASITEKMEYQQVKAAIHDPEKIVIFNTSPSVRVALGEEFGLEKGSFVQGKMVALLRKLGADYVLDTNFSADLTIMEEASELIERVTKGTKPLPQFTSCCPSWVKYAEMYHPDMLDHISTAKSPIGMQGPTVKTYFAKKMNLNPEKIVNVAVTPCTAKKYEIRREEMHGAADYLGIEDLKDMDYVITTRELAKWAKEENIDFLGLAESEYDPLMGAASGAGVIFGNTGGVMEAALRTAYEFILGKEAPASLFELKPVRGMEDIREATVDIGDLHLNVAVVFGTANASKLIEKLKNSEKQYHFIEVMTCPGGCIGGGGQPKPAFGEEQSAREERVKGLYQKDQSMQVRSSHKNEEIKQLYKEFYKKPLSELAEQMLHTYYQDKSELLGGKNKMSEAVKYRCTICGYIHEGELPEGFTCPICKQPASMFEKVEEKQSNGNIYAGTKTEKNLMEAFAGESQARNKYTYFAKIAAQEGYDQLSEIFLKTARNEQEHARVWYQELGNLGSTAENLLHAAEGENYEWTDMYDRFAKDAEEEGFTELAERFRRVAAIEKSHEERYRKLLNNVEMQKVFEKGEETMWECRVCGHLVMGKKAPEVCPVCKYSQSYFEVRKENY
- a CDS encoding C40 family peptidase, whose amino-acid sequence is MTKEKKQLMKRMIIMFGLAFLLVCLKSEIFTMAASKSKPNVGVSTTKETALNIRASASTSSKVVSSLKPNAPIQVIGSSGDFYQVIYNTSGSVGYAHKSYIKISSTKYGTVTTNGGNLNFRSSASTSSKVIGSIPNKTVLPIISAQDGWYKVVWGKTVGYVSGSYFKSTSSGSSSSGNSNSGSLGSSSVTSATRSQIVDYAKTFLGVYYQWGGNYPEGSSYGLDCSHFTYQVFKKFGLMNSYMVSADQANYVTRISRSELQPGDLVFYKSKSSGKVVHVAIYIGNDQVIGANGGDSSVTTIDIAKKKDAKVKIQSLDYDSREKFYGRVPGLN
- a CDS encoding GGDEF domain-containing protein: MKEHITLNQLGEQLDFFHRMYDVVRLVDPIHKRVIDYRGSAIKSTNEICYNYWSNGVICDNCISVRAYMENKVFVKLERTEKEILMITAIPLENTTSPVTLELMRDGTSSIFMGSGDYKTGESLHSFVNNLNDMVIKDSLSNLYNRRFLKDRLPVDIIHATINRQPLSLCFIDLDNFKRLNDTYGHEVGDKFIKAVSAVFRKCIRPELDWASRFGGDEFVLCFNNASEEEATNIMEHIRSEIDKIPSLLGIENLHFSISYGIQMMKDTLFTADELIQLADEKMYIDKKRKYDRRLNYKER